A segment of the Verrucomicrobiota bacterium genome:
ACAGGGGCAATGATGGGGGAGAGCCGCCGATATCAAGCCCGAAGACCGACGCTGACAGCCGGGGCCTCGTGCCCGCAACCCGCCACCCGCTACGCGTTACCCGTTACCGCCCAGATCACGCGTACCGCCTGGGAGGTTGCGTGGACGTTGTGAACCCGGAAAATGGCGGCGCCCCGCAAGATTCCGGCCACTACGCAGCCAATCGTGCCGGCATCGCGGTCTTTGGGCTCGGGGAGGCCGAGCGTTTCGCCCAGCACCGTTTTGCGTGAGACCGGCAGCAGGATCGGGCGGCCAAAGACCTGGAGTGAATCGAGTTCATGCAAGATCCGCAGGTTATCCTTTTTCTGTTTCGCAAAGTCGATGCCGGGATCCAGGATGATGGCGTCAGCGTTGACCCCGCTGCGCATGGCCTGACTGATCTTGACCTCAAAAAATTCGTGCAGCGCTCGCATCACGTCCGGGTATTGCACGTGGGTGTGCCGTTGTTTCGGCAGCCCGACCGAATGCATGATCACCAGGGCGGCGCCGGTCCCGGCCGCAACCCGGGCGTTCTCATCGCCGGGCAGCGCACTCATGTCGTTCAGGAGGTCGCCGCCTGCCGCCAGAATCGCCCGTGCCACGGCGGGGCGCCAGGTGTTGATGGAAAGTAAGGGCGGAAAA
Coding sequences within it:
- the folP gene encoding dihydropteroate synthase; amino-acid sequence: MGIVNLTDDSFSGDGTLDAVTALRRARTLVEQGADIIDVGGESARTNREPVSEPEEIERVIPFVQRFTETYEGATAVDDQQVFPPLLSINTWRPAVARAILAAGGDLLNDMSALPGDENARVAAGTGAALVIMHSVGLPKQRHTHVQYPDVMRALHEFFEVKISQAMRSGVNADAIILDPGIDFAKQKKDNLRILHELDSLQVFGRPILLPVSRKTVLGETLGLPEPKDRDAGTIGCVVAGILRGAAIFRVHNVHATSQAVRVIWAVTGNA